The Rhizoctonia solani chromosome 4, complete sequence genome contains a region encoding:
- a CDS encoding cation efflux family protein, giving the protein MGLSRAARIKTLLVIDTAFFFVELIVGYAVGSLALVADSFHMLNDVLSLVVALYAIKLSSSGASAKYSYGWHRAEILAALINGVFLLALCFSIFMEAIERFFSTPEISNPKLVVVVGSLGLASNILGLFLFHEHGHDHSEEKDHTSKTDTPTAKPIPNSATESTPLLISSTSASSSSQASTLRPRADSNTSLIGHPAHTRAALVAAGQEAKRSQARPVRQRAKADEDSIIRSAPVAGPFAASRGIHVQMGYDASEDRMDVVVDPSTVLSDDECEDPMGDTEGPHAHGHPITPYAHEHDHDEHDHEHNDDHSHSHGHGHGHGHSHGSMNMRALVLHVLGDALGNVGVIATGLIIWLSDWKFKYYCDPIISLVITVIIFSSALPLVKSTSSILLQAVPPSLSLPHLRRALNKTKGVLAVHELHVWQLSEAKSVASVHVRVAHPTEFMAIAARVRGVLHAFGVHSSTIQPEYAEVAVSAHASEEELRGCVGDSCLAPCGAPGQKGCAPEDGCCPPTPDQRTQ; this is encoded by the exons ATGGGCCTCTCCCGTGCTGCCCGCATTAAGACGCTGCTAGTGATAGACACCGCCTTCTTCTTTGTTGAGTTGATAGTCG GCTATGCCGTTGGATCTCTCGCACTGGTCGCGGACAGTTTCCACATGCTCAA TGATGTTCTCTCCCTCGTTGTCGCACTCTATGCCATCAAG CTGTCATCGAGTGGCGCATCCGCCAAGTATTCGTACGGCTGGCATCGTGCAGAGATCTTGGCTGCCCTAATCAACGGTGTCTTTCTTCTCGCACTCTGTTTCTCAATTTTCATGGAAGCTATCGAGAGATTTTTCTCCACGCCAG AAATATCAAATCCCAAGCTCGTAGTCGTCGTGGGTTCACTAGGGCTAGCCTCGAATATTCTGGGCTTATTCTTATTCCATG AACATGGTCACGATCACTCGGAAGAAAAGGACCACACCTCAAAAACTGACACACCAACTGCCAAGCCCATACCAAACAGCGCCACCGAGTCTACACCTTTGCTCATCTCTTCAACCAGCGCCAGTTCCTCGTCGCAGGCATCCACACTCCGCCCTCGTGCAGATTCCAATACATCACTAATTGGTCACCCAGCGCACACACGTGCTGCATTGGTTGCTGCCGGTCAAGAAGCCAAACGTTCTCAGGCCCGTCCAGTTAGGCAGAGGGCGAAGGCCGATGAGGATAGTATTATTCGGAGTGCACCAGTGGCAGGTCCATTTGCTGCTAGTCGGGGAATCCACGTGCAGATGGGTTATGATGCATCTGAAGACCGTATGGATGTAGTAGTAGACCCTTCCACAGTGCTATCTGACGACGAGTGCGAGGATCCCATGGGCGATACTGAGGGCCCACACGCACATGGACACCCCATCACTCCTTATGCCCACGAGCATGATCATGACGAACACGACCACGAGCACAACGATGATCATAGCCATTCCCACGGGCATGGACATGGGCACGGCCACAGCCATGGTTCGATGAACATGCGTGCACTCGTACTCCATGTTCTAGGCGACGCGCTTGGTAATGTTGGAGTCATCGCAACTGGCCTAATTATCTGGCTTTCAGATTGGAAGTTCAAATATTACTGCGATCCAATCATCTCGTTAGTCATCACCGTCATCATCTTCTCTAGCGCTTTGCCTCTTG TCAAATCCACCTCTTCTATTCTTCTTCAAGCCGTCCCACCGTCGCTTTCTCTCCCACACCTACGCCGTGCGCTAAACAAGACAAAAGGTGTTCTAGCCGTACACGAACTGCACGTATGGCAACTTTCGGAAGCCAAGTCGGTTGCGAGCGTTCACGTCCGGGTTGCCCACCCGACGGAATTTATGGCCATCGCTGCTCGAGTTCGTGGGGTGTTGCACGCATTTGGTGTTCATTCTAGTACGATTCAACCCGAGTACGCAGAAGTGGCCGTAAGCGCGCATGCTAGTGAGGAAGAACTAAGAGGGTGTGTTGGTGATAGCTGTTTGGCTCCGTGTGGTGCTCCTGGGCAGAAGGGATGTGCACCTGAAGATGGGTGCTGCC CTCCCACGCCAGACCAACGCACACAGTAG
- a CDS encoding cohesin subunit rad21 translates to MFFTPELLAKRDSGLVYFVAEPAEPLALRLSSNLLVGVVRVYKVKHDLFLSEVTTCFTTLKRTILEMNAAEASVAINLTSGSVRSDAITLNVPEPGTSMGLEMDFSYFIWQDFMDVGSSGRGNGRHSSPLGITSQDFTGTQTQTQAHNDRPLYTLEESYEFLTSNEPAGLDTAAMDLDAFGDIVPLDDSELTNPSFYTKKPKSKPRVSTNNQKNTDPMYAREPSVPFEPLNLDDWAIGIYPSSSGVAFQEVESLSFDVNFPDPPQAGNVVDEHKHIPPPGPKRPKKKAGVIQDRRTELTDDELIASRNNYLKEQGKLRIEVELRRQERDAVRVVDVWMEGVPYGFDCPALEDWLKQSFKSLTYDKSNKRKRDENEGFAAPSLPKRRREETPSQAPEIGRNAGTPMMNFGGEYGWGIGGIGSEFPRSSSVERGMNPSRHVSQTPEDINISQRSGLLPWDNVGISSSTNGGAGPLNPLEGDEHITVRLKSFSHSGRGSSVTLSRLSASPGKFGPGLDALGSDAFEMNDVVGGQPIQTEVTLEKNSFKFLEYARMQTRALSDSSGGVMFSSIAPQESSTAHVAASAFYHTLALATKSAIRVKQAWPFGDLVIYTL, encoded by the exons ATGTTTTTCACTCCAGAATTGCTTGCAAAGCGTGATAGCGGATTGGTTTACTTTG TTGCTGAACCAGCGGAGCCCCTTGCACTACGCCTGAGTAGTAACCTTCTGGTCGGTGTAGTGCG CGTTTATAAGGTCAAGCACGACCTGTTTCTATCCGAAGTAACAACGTGCTTTACTACTCTCAAGCGCACTATACTAGAGATGAATGCTGCGGAGGCCAGTGTGGCAATAAATCTAACCTCTGGGAGTGTACG GTCTGATGCGATCACCCTCAACGTCCCGGAACCAGGCACTTCCATGGGACTCGAAATGGACTTTAGCTACTTT ATATGGCAGGATTTCATGGATGTTGGTTCATCTGGAAGAGGCAATGGGCGCCACTCCAGTCCCCTCGGGATTACATCCCAAGATTTTACCGGCACTCAAACTCAGACGCAAGCGCACAACGATCGTCCGCTCTACACGCTCGAGGAATCGTACGAGTTCCTCACTTCCAATGAACCCGCCGGATTGGATACCGCTGCCATGGACTTG GATGCGTTTGGAGATATCGTGCCTCTCGACGA TTCGGAGCTCACCAACCCCAGCTTTTATACAAAGAAACCCAAGTCGAAGCCGAGGGTCTCCACCAACAATCAAAAGAATACTGACCCAATGTATGCTCGC GAGCCGAGTGTACCTTTTGAGCCGCTCAATCTCGATGACTGGGCAATAGGAATTTATCCCTCGTCCTCTGGTgtggccttccaggaagTGGAG AGCCTATCATTTGATGTGAATTTTCCGGATCCACCACAGGCGGGTAATGTCGTCGATGAACACAAGCATATTCCACCACCCGGTCCAAAGAGACCCAAGAAAAAGGCCGGAGTTATTCAAGATCGCCGTACAGAACTAACAGATGATGAGCTTATCGCCAGTCGTAACAATTACCTCAAA GAACAAGGAAAGCTACGGATCGAAGTAGAGTTGCGTCGCCAGGAGCGAGATGCGGTTCGTGTGGTTGATGTGTGGATGGAAGGAGTACCGTACGGCT TCGATTGTCCAGCCCTTGAAGATTGGCTCAAACAATCATTTAAATCCCTCACCTACGATAAATCAAATAAGAGGAAGCGTGATGAAAACGAAGGTTTTGCGGCCCCAT CTCTTCCCAAGCGCAGAAGAGAAGAGACACCCAGCCAGGCTCCCGAGATCGGAAGAAATGCTGGAACACCAATGATGAATTTTGGTGGCGAGTATGGTTGGGGGATAGGAGGCATCG GCTCAGAGTTCCCTCGCAGCTCATCGGTTGAACGGGGAATGAATCCATCTCGACATGTATCTCAAACTCCAGAAGACATCAATATATCCCAACGCAGTGGACTTTTGCCATGGGACAATGTGGGCATTTCTTCGTCTACGAACGGGGGCGCTGGTCCCCTGAATCCGCTTGAGGGGGATGAACATATCACAGTTAG ATTAAAGAGTTTTAGTCATAGTGGGCGAGGAAGCTCCGTGACTCTATCTAGGCTGTCCGCTTCTCCAGGAAAATTTGGGCCGGGGTTAGATGCATTAGGCTCTGATGCGTTCGAGATGAATGACGTTG TTGGTGGGCAACCAATTCAAACCGAAGTAACCCTCGAAAAAAATTCGTTCAAATTCCTCGA ATACGCGCGCATGCAAACACGAGCGCTATCGGATTCATCAGGAGGGGTCATGTTCAGTAGTATTGCGCCACAGGAGTCGAGCACGGCTCATGTAGCAGCCTCGGCCTTTTATCACACGTTAG CGCTTGCTACAAAGTCGGCAATACGTGTCAAGCAGGCATGGCCGTTTGGAGATCTCGTAATATATACTTTGTAG
- a CDS encoding glycoside hydrolase family 47 protein, whose protein sequence is MYIMGLEDLFSEGVQFTLDLDFSRSKTNSTVSLFESTIRYIGGILSAYELDGKSNKRLIDKAQELAEKLVYGWVGDNDIPYNELNFTTNQPIIEETGLAVAGTLVLEWSKLSDYTGNTKYRTFAEKSMRRIGLLPAPFPGLPAQMVDPKTNNPNGTYITWGAGSDSYFEYLIKYGRLTNNADPIWTKQWLIAVDSSITHLAQEAVDTDVKGLLYLGEWYNGTFRHLGSHLGCFHGGNWIMGGRLTDNDTIVNYGLRLTDSCWNTYERTATGLGPEVFGFVGSDGDRAGKVSPSPDDLAFYKENGFYSYNDNMWAYYDLRPEVLESNFYAWRATGDIKPFNLFSSTKNVHAALMSIEKYCKLDGGYVGIDDVRLVKQESYINQTETFLFAEVLKYLYLTFADPQKINLDEWVVNTEAHPLIAPALLNTYAITRWVAPVEPFRLRAVRATVTMARSASYLNTLGWIVAIILLGTSWRLRHRVLKEE, encoded by the exons ATGTATATTATGGGATTGGAG GACTTATTCAGCGAAGGCGTGCAATTCACTCTCGACCTCGACTTTAGTAGAAGCAAAACCAACTCTACCGTCTCGCTATTCGAAAGTACCATCAGATATATTGGGGGGATTTTGTCCGCCTACGAACTAGACGGAAAAAGTAATAAAAGACTGATAGATAAAGCCCAAGAGCTCGCGGAGAAGCTGGTATATGGCTGGGTAGGAGACAACGATATACCATACAACGAACTTAATTTTACAACCAATCAGCCTATCATCGAAGAG ACAGGATTGG CTGTTGCTGGAACTCTCGTACTTGAATGGTCCAAGCTCAGTGATTATACAGGGAACACTAAATACCGTACTTTTGCTGAGAAGTCTATGCGTCGCATCGGGCTTCTC CCAGCCCCATTTCCTGGCCTCCCGGCTCAGATGGTCGACCCCAAAACAAACAACCCCAATGGCACATATATT ACATGGGGAGCTGGATCCGACTCCTACTTCGAGTACCTGATCAAGTACGGAAGATTAACGAATAATGCCGACCCTATCTGGACAAAGCAATGGCTCATTGCGGTTGACTCCTCGATAACTCATCTTGCTCAAGAAGCAGTTGATACCGACGTAAAGGGACTTTTGTATTTAGGAGAGTGGTACAATGGAACATTTAGGCACCTTGGATCCCACTTGGGATGCTTTCATG GTGGAAACTGGATCATGGGAGGACGCCTGACTGATAACGACACTATTGTCAACTATGGATTGAGGCTCACTGATTCTTGCTGGAATACGTATGAAAGGACTGC TACTGGCCTTGGGCCGGAGGTTTTTGGATTCGTGGGGTCTGACGGG GACCGAGCTGGGAAAGTCAGCCCTAGTCCAGATGACTTGGCCTTCTATAAAGAAAATGGTTTCTACTCCTACAACGATAATATGTGGGCGTACTACGATCTTCGTCCCGAAGTACTTGAG AGTAACTTCTATGCTTGGCGCGCAACAGGTGACATAAAG CCCTTCAACTTATTTTCCAGTACCAAAAACGTGCATGCCGCTTTGATGAGTATCGAGAAGTACTGCAAGCTCGATGGTGGTTATGTTGGTATTGATGACGTGCGGCTGGTCAAACAAGAATCCTATATTAATCAAACAGAAACATTTTTATTTGCTGAGGTGCTGAAGTACCTCTATTTGACATTCGCCGATCCCCAGAAAATCAATTTGGACGAATGGGTG GTAAATACCGAGGCCCATCCGTTGATAGCACCCGCGTTACTCAATACCTATGCCATTACCCGTTGGGTGGCACCAGTGGAGCCATTCAGGTTACGTGCCGTTCGCGCAACAGTGACAATGGCTAGGTCAGCTTCATACTTGAACACCCTAGGTTGGATCGTGGCCATTATTCTCCTTGGTACTTCTTGGAGGCTCCGACACCGAGTGCTGAAGGAGGAATAG
- a CDS encoding WD repeat-containing protein encodes MLLDFTEVFKQTGQLAQFSPGTTYLLTAVRDQLVVRRCGTFQIARTWDVDTSPSSTNSLVAPTNARSRTSRVLRSSSTTQNEEATPDGWITHIGWSCDSEYVLACCSKRGVVNVYSMVDPQWNARVEAGAEGLARAEWAPDGRSIICFSEWGLRVTVWSLLNGTATYIQFPKHMDRGYTFRKDGRYFILAERHKSRDTIGVYDARDGYKVTRHFQSPTQSLAAMALSPNGRHLAVWEGPLEYKLSILNLAGTVLRTFTPDPDPGLGIRSVAWHPSDSYPQQLELKVWKEPANWLTKGPEGSFSEYDRGVGITALTITRRDGAKGLPKTGAAQVEWNLTGTMLFVRYESTSTALHIYNFPAPDEPFKPSLKTVLLHATPITRASWNPVRAESLAISCSRPAVYMWTSNNEWVNDNVGEIEDEGAECIGVPGQEMVIRDVRWAPDGRGILLVDTNSYCCAFEVEDEDQGSFVGTISLLILFSRALGLPPFASSDEHTIKDPKTQFTRSLVAISNAMGIDSTQLLAMGVGAAATCAALYFLGSKKRAPILDPKEWKEFPLIEKIEVSPNTAIYRFGLPDPNDILGLPIGQHISVQAEINGKDIMRSYTPTSSDDDRGHFDLLVKTYEKGNISRYLSLLKIGDKVRIKGPKGQFNYHPSLSRELGMIAGGTGITPMLQIIRAALKNPLDLTKISLIYANVSKEDILLKTELDDLAARYPSRFSVYYVLNNPPEGWDGGIGFVTKDMIEKHMPPTESNIKILLCGPPPMLNAMKKHLDDLGYPAPRTVSKLVDQVFLF; translated from the exons ATGTTACTCGACTTTACAGAGGTATTTAAACAAACCGGCCAACTAGCACAATTCAGTCCTGGTACCACCTATCTTTTGACGGCTGTTCGAGATCAGCTCGTAGTTCGTCGCTGTGGCACATTCCAGATCGCACGAACATGGGACGTTGATACTTCTCCCTCCTCGACCAACTCGCTTGTGGCCCCAACTAATGCCCGTTCTCGTACTTCTCGAGTATTGCGATCGAGCTCTACAACTCAAAACGAAGAGGCCACTCCTGACGGATGGATTACCCATATAGGCTGGTCTTGCGACTCTGAATACGTACTTGCGTGTTGTTCCAAACGTGGGGTTGTGAATGTATACAGCATGGTAGACCCACAATGGAATGCGCGTGTCGAAGCTGGAGCAGAAGGCTTAGCGCGTGCCGAATGGGCTCCAGATGGCCGAAGTATTATCTGTTTCTCGGAGTGGGGA CTGCGGGTAACAGTATGGTCACTCCTAAATGGGACGGCAACTTATATTCAGTTCCCCAAGCATATGGATCGCG GTTACACTTTCAGAAAGGATGGTCGATACTTTATTTTGGCCGAGAGACACAAGTCAAGAGATACCATTGGCGTATATGATGCCAGGGACGGGTATAAAGTCACTCGG CACTTTCAATCTCCTACCCAATCACTAGCCGCTATGGCACTGTCCCCAAATGGAAGGCACCTGGCAGTCTGGGAGGGGCCACTCGAG TACAAGCTTTCGATCCTAAACTTGGCTGGCACCGTTTTGAGGACATTTACTCCCGATCCTGATCCTGGGCTTGGCATACGATCCGTTGCCTGGCATCCAAGTG ATTCATATCCTCAGCAGCTTGAGCTG AAAGTTTGGAAGGAACCGGCGAACTGGCTAACAAAAGGGCCGGAGGGCTCTTTTTCTGAAT ACGACAGAGGGGTTGGTATCACAGCTCTTACCATCACACGCCGAGATGGCGCCAAAGGTCTTCCAAAAACAGGCGCGGCGCAGGTCGAATGGAATCTCACAGGGACCATGCTCTTTGTCAGATATG AATCCACTTCCACTGCATTGCATATCTACAACTTCCCCGCCCCTGATGAACCGTTTAAACCCTCGTTGAAAACGGTCTTGCTTCACGCAACTCCAATAACCCGTGCAAGCTGGAATCCTGTGAGGGCCGAGTCACTTGCAATATCGTGCTCTCGTCCCGCAGTGTACATGTGGACTTCGAATAACGAATGGGTGAATGACAACGTGGGAGAAATAGAGGATGAGGGTGCGGAATGTATTGGAGTGCCTGGTC AGGAAATGGTGATACGAGACGTTCGATGGGCGCCAGATGGTCGTGGTATTCTTCTCGTAGATACTAATTCATATTGTTGCGCCTTCGAGGTGGAGGACGAGGACCAAG GCTCCTTCGTTGGTACTATAAGTTTGCTGATCCTCTTTTCTCGAGCTCTCGGACTCCCACCTTTTGCTTCAAGTGACGAACACACCATCAAAGACCCCAAAACCCAGTTTACGCGCTCCCTGGTCGCAATATCAAACGCAATGGGTATTGACTCTACTCAACTACTTGCCATGGGTGTGGGAGCCGCAGCTACTTGTGCAGCTCTGTATTTCCTTGGCTCCAAAA AACGAGCACCTATACTAGATCCaaaagaatggaaggagTTCCCGTTGATTGAAAAAATCGAGGTATCGCCCAATACTGCAAT CTATCGGTTCGGGCTGCCTGACCCGAACGACATACTGGGCCTTCCAATCGGCCAACACATCTCCGTTCAAGCCGAAATTAACGGGAAGGACATTATGCGTAGCTATACCCCCACTAGCAGTGATGATGACCGAGGACACTTTGACCTGCTGGTGAAG ACTTACGAAAAAGGCAATATCTCGCGCTACCTCTCGCTCTTGAAGATTGGGGACAAGGTTCGCATTAAAGGGCCCAAGGGCCAATTCAACTATCACCCTTCTCTTTCGCGCGAGCTCGGTATGATTGCCGGTGGAACGGGTATTACACCCATGCTCCAGATTATCAGGGCTGCGTTGAAGAATCCCTTGGATTTAACAAAAATTAGCCTCATCTATGCCAACGTTTCTAAGGAAGACATCTTGTTGAAGACGGAGTTGGATGACCTAGCGGCTCGTTATCCCTCGCGTTTCTCTGTCTACTATGTCTTGAACAACCCTCCTGAGGGTTGGGACGGTGGTATCGGATTCGTCACGAAGGATATGATCGAGAAGCACATGCCCCCCACTGAGTCAAATATTAAGATTCTGCTCTGTG GTCCTCCACCAATGTTGAACGCGATGAA GAAGCATCTCGATGACCTTGGGTACCCCGCACCAAGGACTGTCAGCAAGCTGGTTGATCAA gtgttcctcttctga
- a CDS encoding glycosyltransferase family 31 protein, giving the protein MVIAQIGYLRDTADSSSTWTLLGENVTTMRGLPFTILPPSRPSSRPSSPPPDAYDSSTSEYEVPNRRAIIVTVDNTTAVSLGNTGTKSADNSDVRLWLWLGVREHRRRHRRRRPLAPSPHSPGLVVFPPNPVQEETRPAIRRTWLEKMLDGSCPSSLFPTQISSILLALLLFALFALALTLLLMHILNPDKYQLPWRSYCSLAPAFPPKPSGSSLHVPTLDQLPPTGVFVGVMSMDSAFERRQLIRSTWASHPRSRGGASPEYGLNNTSRTVVRFILGQPRKDWERRIRLEQQAYNDLVILPIKENMNNGKTHAFFTWAHSNALVPPPVLLPSVPEHDNYTVPLHSSGLIPPWYRLYATENESHVRRGPAPAKPAPHDPAPVLQPESDTARRSASAFSSKFPRHLTSTPNLFPREAHDHGHSSRTASNEWIRPDFVIKADDDSFVMLAELEARLRWELYEAKRAADTGPGKDDSKRDDSSTTTTDPIHTSRSESAPETTAETSSTEAEPSSMPDIGKREFPEGIVFDKRDWSDGKGKDHIEGPLIYWGYLVKSRFMAGELYALSSSLVEYVATYPALKSMTNGAEDKQVAAWMKAHPQAANVRWRSERCWVYDHPKAGTVYSHGFLFPSEAARVRYQTTHGLTPAEIIHLPTSYLVDDPVMFGTRYSIPGGFTNFSIPMEVEALVEGSALSRLGTMPPPLLPSSSVQPTSFPSTSPNSQSQSDQESLLAALKDPQWSDVVNAYASRESRKSRYAGQSVGGTVVVHYIKRNEWFLEAALALLGDDDGTEDGPAL; this is encoded by the exons ATGGTAATAGCGCAGATTGGTTACC TCAGAGACACTGCGGATTCCAGTTCAACCTGGACACTGCTTGGTGAGAACGTAACGACGATGAGGGGACTGCCTTTTACGATCCTACCACCCTCCCGACCTTCGTCTCGGCCGTCATCTCCACCGCCAGATGCCTATGACTCCAGCACTAGCGAATACGAGGTTCCTAACCGACGGGC CATCATCGTCACTGTCGATAACACCACTGCCGTCTCGCTCGGCAACACCGGCACCAAGTCGGCCGACAACTCCGACGTTCGGCTCTGGCTTTGGCTCGGTGTACGCGAGCACCGAAGACGACACCGAAGACGACGGCCCCTTGCTCCCTCGCCGCACTCGCCCGGGCTGGTGGTCTTCCCGCCCAACCCGGTCCAGGAGGAAACGAGACCCGCTATACGGCGTACATGGCTGGAAAAGATGCTTGATGGTAGTTGTCCGTCATCCCTCTTTCCGACTCAAATATCCTCTATC CTATTGGCCTTGCTATTATTTGCTCTGTTCGCGCTCGCATTGACCCTGCTGCTCATGCATATTCTCAACCCAGACAAGTACCAGCTCCCATGGCGCTCCTACTGCTCTCTCGCACCCGCATTCCCCCCTAAGCCATCTGGTTCATCCCTGCACGTCCCCACGCTAGACCAGCTCCCACCTACGGGCGTTTTTGTTGGTGTCATGAGCATGGATTCAGCCTTCGAGCGACGGCAGCTCATTCGCTCAACATGGGCTTCTCATCCCCGTAGTCGCGGTGGTGCCTCGCCCGAGTACGGCCTCAACAATACTTCCCGCACTGTGGTCAGGTTCATACTCGGCCAACCCCGCAAAGACTGGGAGCGTCGTATCCGCCTCGAACAACAAG CCTATAATGATTTGGTCATTCTCCCGATTAAAGAAAACATGAACAATGGCAAAACCCATGCCTTTTTCACATGGGCTCATTCAAACGCGCTTGTTCCCCCTCCGGTGTTACTTCCTTCTGTGCCAGAGCACGACAACTACACGGTTCCACTCCATAGCTCGGGGCTCATACCTCCGTGGTACCGTCTCTATGCAACCGAGAATGAGTCACACGTCAGGCGTGGACCGGCCCCCGCTAAACCAGCTCCACACGACCCCGCACCCGTGCTCCAACCAGAATCGGATACGGCCCGACGTTCGGCCTCGGCCTTTTCGTCCAAATTCCCCCGCCATTTGACCTCCACTCCCAATTTGTTCCCGCGCGAGGCGCACGACCACGGCCACAGTTCTCGCACTGCATCCAATGAATGGATCAGACCTGACTTTGTGATCAAGGCAGATGATGATTCATTCGTCATGCTTGCAGAGCTCGAGGCACGCCTCAGGTGGGAGTTGTATGAGGCAAAGCGGGCTGCTGACACTGGGCCTGGGAAGGATGACTCCAAACGCGATGACTCTTCTACTACTACCACTGATCCCATCCACACGAGTCGAAGCGAGAGCGCACCCGAGACGACCGCAGAAACCTCGTCGACAGAGGCTGAGCCCAGTTCCATGCCTGATATTGGGAAGCGGGAGTTCCCTGAGGGTATAGTTTTCGATAAGAGGGACTGGAGTGATGGGAAAGGAAAGGATCATATCGAAGGGCCATTGATTTACTGGGGAT ATCTTGTCAAATCTCGATTCATGGCTGGCGAGTTGTATGCACTGTCTTCGTCCTTGGTTGAATACGTCGCTACGTATCCCGCACTGAAGAGTATGACCAACGGCGCAGAAGACAAACAG GTGGCCGCATGGATGAAGGCACACCCTCAAGCCGCCAACGTTCGGTGGCGAAGCGAGCGGTGTTGGGTGTACGACCATCCTAAAGCTGGAACCGTCTATTCCCATGGATTCCTGTTTCCCTCTGAAGCAGCGCGCGTCAGGTACCAAACAACACACGGCTTGACCCCTGCAGAGATTATCCACCTGCCTACTTCTTACCTTGTTGACGACCCAGTCAT GTTTGGCACGCGCTATTCCATTCCTGGCGGTTTTACAAATTTTTCTATTCCTATGGAAGTCGAGGCCCTTGTAGAAGGTAGTGCACTCAGTCGGCTAGGCACGATGCCTCCTCCATTGTTGCCTTCCTCGTCTGTGCAACCTACCTCGTTCCCATCCACAAGTCCCAATTCCCAATCCCAATCCGATCAGGAGTCTCTTCTCGCGGCCCTGAAAGATCCTCAGTGGTCCGACGTTGTCAATGCCTACGCATCACGCGAGAGCCGCAAGTCAAGATACGCCGGGCAGAGCGTGGGCGGGACGGTCGTTGTGCACTACATCAAGCGCAACGAGTGGTTCTTGGAAGCGGCACTGGCGTTGTTGGGTGATGACGATGGGACCGAGGATGGACCCGCCTTATGA